One part of the Drosophila willistoni isolate 14030-0811.24 unplaced genomic scaffold, UCI_dwil_1.1 Seg29.1, whole genome shotgun sequence genome encodes these proteins:
- the LOC124461267 gene encoding leucine-rich repeat protein 1-like — MEGKDVINLRLNTVTAMAQKSKLQTKMAINRHSDYPIKVFPRYLQSLTIDNTQLVKLSYHICSLRNLTHLDVSNNKLRKLPVELGRLHLSKLVLHDNNLGEIDDWSFLNGSKLRDSLRELDLSANDLTCLPLPVVKCHKLVNLNLNYNNLTHLPFAIRRLRRLRSLYVSENKLKSLPAAIDDLRIEILDVWRNSFKGLKGLAFASDADGASTHSPEPLWLQAVA; from the exons ATGGAAGGCAAGGATGTCATCAATTTGAGACTAAATACAGTCACTGCCATGGCACAAAAATCAAAGTTACAGACGAAAATGGCTATAAATCGTCACAGTGACTATCCCATCAAGGtctttcctcgatatctaCAATCCCTAACAATAGACAATACGCAATTGGTTAAATTGAGCTATCATATATGCTCCTTACGGAATCTAACCCACCTGGATGTATCCAACAATAAGTTGCGTAAG TTACCTGTTGAACTGGGGAGATTACACTTGAGCAAGCTCGTCCTCCATGACAATAATCTGGGTGAAATAGacgattggtcatttctaaaTGGCAGCAAATTACGAGACTCCCTGCGCGAATTGGATTTATCGGCCAACGATTTGACATGTTTGCCTTTGCCTGTGGTCAAGTGCCACAAATTGGTTAACTTGAATCTCAATTACAATAATTTGACTCATCTACCCTTTGCCATACGTCGCCTGAGAAGATTACGCTCGCTTTACGTGTcggaaaacaaattaaaatccCTGCCAGCTGCCATAGATGATTTACGTATTGAAATCTTGGATGTTTGGCGTAATTCATTCAAGGGTCTCAAGGGCCTGGCCTTTGCTTCCGATGCGGACGGAGCTTCAACTCATTCGCCTGAACCTCTCTGGCTTCAAGCTGTGGCCTAA